The proteins below are encoded in one region of Holophagaceae bacterium:
- a CDS encoding epoxide hydrolase codes for MQITPFTIRVPDEVLSDLRTRIQHTRWPGQAPGAAWAQGTDLAYLKRLLGYWADGFDWRAQERRLNSFKHFRAELGGIHIHFVHERAREGNGIPLILTHGWPSSFLELLPLVPLLTDPKAHGIDGPAFDLVIPSLPGYGFSERPAQANYGTVARLWHELMHGLGYARYGAGGGDFGAGVATYMAIENPAPMIGIHLTTMELWPPTGEGTRPLTEAESNYVAHVRQWDEVERGYSAIQSTRPQTLGYALNDSPAGLAAWILEKWRAWSDSGGDLDRHFSQDFLLTMLTLYWVTETITPSMRDYFDNRWFGADIQSGDRVQVPAGFANFDNNHVSEGSPPREWAERLYDVRRWTSMPSGGHFAAAEEPERLARDIAAFFAEI; via the coding sequence ATGCAGATCACTCCTTTTACGATCCGTGTTCCAGATGAGGTTCTATCCGACCTCAGGACGCGCATTCAACACACGCGCTGGCCTGGTCAGGCGCCCGGCGCTGCGTGGGCGCAGGGGACCGACCTCGCGTACCTGAAGCGCCTGCTTGGCTACTGGGCCGACGGTTTCGATTGGCGGGCGCAGGAGCGTCGGCTGAACTCGTTCAAGCACTTTCGCGCTGAGCTTGGCGGGATCCACATTCACTTCGTCCACGAACGGGCACGGGAGGGGAATGGCATCCCTTTGATCCTGACCCATGGATGGCCCAGCTCCTTTCTCGAACTCCTGCCGCTGGTGCCCCTCTTGACCGACCCGAAAGCCCACGGCATCGACGGTCCGGCCTTCGACCTCGTCATTCCCTCGCTGCCGGGGTACGGCTTCTCGGAACGGCCGGCCCAGGCAAATTACGGCACCGTTGCCAGGCTGTGGCATGAGCTCATGCACGGACTCGGCTATGCGCGATATGGGGCCGGAGGCGGAGATTTCGGTGCGGGAGTCGCCACCTACATGGCCATCGAGAATCCGGCGCCCATGATCGGCATCCATCTGACCACGATGGAACTCTGGCCGCCAACAGGCGAAGGGACGCGGCCATTGACCGAAGCCGAAAGCAATTACGTTGCCCACGTGCGCCAATGGGATGAGGTCGAGCGGGGCTATTCCGCCATCCAGTCGACGCGGCCCCAAACACTCGGCTATGCGCTGAACGATTCACCTGCCGGGCTCGCGGCTTGGATTCTTGAAAAGTGGCGCGCATGGAGCGACTCCGGCGGCGACCTCGATAGGCACTTTTCACAGGATTTTCTCCTCACGATGCTCACGCTCTACTGGGTCACGGAGACCATCACCCCCTCGATGCGTGACTACTTCGACAACCGGTGGTTTGGCGCGGACATTCAATCTGGCGATCGTGTGCAGGTACCCGCGGGCTTTGCCAACTTCGACAACAACCATGTGTCCGAGGGAAGCCCGCCGCGGGAATGGGCGGAGCGACTGTACGACGTTCGCCGGTGGACCTCCATGCCGAGCGGCGGGCATTTCGCTGCCGCCGAAGAGCCCGAGCGCCTTGCCCGCGACATCGCAGCCTTCTTTGCGGAGATCTGA